A stretch of Vigna angularis cultivar LongXiaoDou No.4 chromosome 4, ASM1680809v1, whole genome shotgun sequence DNA encodes these proteins:
- the LOC108330439 gene encoding uncharacterized protein LOC108330439, with protein MPDKPPPALERYDGSADPDNHLRNFVDVMAFYTDNDPVICRAFSLSLKDEALEWFHTLPRNLVDCFATIETLFRKQYATNRKPEMTAAELVNTKQEKDETLRAFMQRYNETVRRVKDINHTFIISNLPSCLRPGYFAEQLYADPPASMEELQSTIAKFIRIEDLRNSRKKQQQDTSSHDVKKTAKRSTSDYKSDRPPRKESGWTPKYDRYATLNAPRAKVLEEALHAELLTVRRRATPKNADSSKACRLHMNRGHDTEECNLVKDELEQLIRAGYLQNYVKDRISTRATTPHHKDPSRRSPERSPPRDDRRRRRSRSPPRRTERERSVRSRIDTISGGFAGGECHPPPGNDI; from the coding sequence ATGCCGGATAAACCTCCCCCAGCGTTAGAACGTTATGATGGCTCCGCCGATCCCGACAATCACTTGCGCAACTTTGTAGATGTCATGGCGTTCTACACAGATAATGACCCTGTCATCTGCAGAGCTTTCTCCTTATCCCTCAAGGATGAGGCCTTGGAGTGGTTCCACACTCTTCCACGGAATTTGGTAGATTGTTTTGCGACAATTGAAACTCTGTTCAGAAAACAGTACGCGACCAACAGAAAACCGGAGATGACTGCTGCTGAGCTTGTGAATACCAAGCAGGAAAAGGATGAAACACTAAGAGCGTTCATGCAACGATACAACGAGACGGTCCGGCGTGTGAAAGATATCAATCACACCTTTATCATCAGCAATCTACCTTCGTGCTTAAGGCCAGGATATTTTGCGGAACAATTATATGCTGACCCTCCAGCATCTATGGAAGAACTGCAATCCACAATTGCAAAGTTCATCCGCATCGAGGATCTCCGGAATTCTCGGAAGAAGCAGCAGCAAGATACCTCCAGTCATGATGTAAAGAAAACCGCAAAGCGATCGACCAGCGACTATAAATCAGACCGACCACCCCGAAAAGAGTCAGGGTGGACGCCTAAGTACGATCGCTACGCGACCCTCAACGCACCCAGAGCAAAGGTGCTTGAGGAGGCTTTGCACGCCGAACTCCTAACTGTGCGGCGACGAGCTACTCCCAAGAACGCGGACAGCAGCAAGGCCTGCCGCCTCCACATGAATCGTGGACATGACACAGAAGAATGCAACTTGGTGAAGGACGAGCTGGAGCAACTCATCCGAGCAGGCTACCTCCAGAACTACGTTAAGGACAGAATCTCTACCCGAGCCACAACTCCTCACCATAAGGATCCCTCCAGACGGAGCCCCGAGCGATCGCCTCCCAGGGATGACCGACGCCGCAGGCGGTCGCGCAGCCCACCCCGACGAACGGAGAGAGAACGTTCAGTCCGAAGTCGAATTGACACCATATCGGGTGGATTCGCTGGGGGGGAGTGTCATCCTCCGCCAGGAAACGACATCTAA